Sequence from the Bremerella volcania genome:
CAGCAGAACGACCAGAGGGCGATTCTTTCCGTCGACCATCGACAGGACTTCCTGGTAAAGCTCAACGGCCTTCGATTCGAATGCCAGGCCGTTGGTTAGCATCTCGTACAGGTCATCGGTTTGTTTGACCTGGTTACGTTCGATGGTCGGAACGCCGCCGAGTGCGGAAATCTTCTGGCCGATGATCTTGGCATGGCCAAACGATTCCTTGGCGGCATCCAGGAACATTTCACTGTAAACTTCGCGCCACAGCCCGCTGACAACGAAGCCGGCCTGCGAGTACTGAGCGACTCCGGTCCATTCGTGCTTCAGAATTTCATTCAACTTGTCAATTACGGCCTGATCCATGGTGGTGTCCTTTCATTCTGGCTTAAGAGCGAGCAAGGTCGCTCGTGAGTGTTGCGTCATCACCGTTGAGTAAGCAGCGGATACGCTGGATAAGTACGGTGCAAGTCGCGAGCCTGAACGATACGTTGGCGGTGGCTACATCATCGTGTACAGTCTCAACTTCTTCCCGAATGGTATCACTCGTATCGACAAAATCCAGAGGGAAGTAACCCTAAGCGTGGTCTTCACTTGCATTTTTCATCAAAAGATAGTCGCTCTCAACAAGGGGCCTTGTTGAGACGAGCGTTGTGGTGAGTCGGTCTCAATAAGAAGCCAAAGGTGATCCGAGAGTACTCTTGGCGACGATCACTGGATGAAGAGCGATTCACCTTCTGTTACCGAAACTCGAACCCATCGACGGGGTTCGATTGGCTGGGCCTAGGTCCGCACGATTGCCAAAGTCTTTTACTCGCAAAGACCCTAACTAAGGCCAACAGGATGCGATTGCTCTTCTCTCTTT
This genomic interval carries:
- a CDS encoding ferritin-like domain-containing protein: MDQAVIDKLNEILKHEWTGVAQYSQAGFVVSGLWREVYSEMFLDAAKESFGHAKIIGQKISALGGVPTIERNQVKQTDDLYEMLTNGLAFESKAVELYQEVLSMVDGKNRPLVVLLEEILLEEQEGVDEFTMILKDPSVAAQAKGGSASKAG